A window from Mytilus galloprovincialis chromosome 8, xbMytGall1.hap1.1, whole genome shotgun sequence encodes these proteins:
- the LOC143042703 gene encoding uncharacterized protein LOC143042703, which produces MHDVTSGTNINFQTMAHEDNASEPRPIEPSDDEDEPENDLSCGSSSFGDEEERNLTEHSDTDEMEEVVAGVAGINPYQFEPYASDSETSENEEGENLEENRLEDNSWCSCGNCEVMPTARECICCNEVQRVLDVKNEADISCITQHPGFSPVCLDVHVLGVAYFQYKQEYGDRPEQANE; this is translated from the exons ATGCATGACGTCACATCGGGAACAAATATCAACTTCCAAACAATGGCACATGAGGATAATGCATCTGAACCACGGCCTATCGAGCCCAGTGATGACGAAGACGAACCAGAAAATGACTTGTCGTGTGGGTCGTCATCTTTTGGTGATGAAGAGGAGAGAAACCTGACAGAACATTCCGACACAGATGAAATGGAGGAGGTTGTTGCTGGTGTGGCTGGAATAAATCCATATCAGTTCGAGCCATACGCTTCCGACTCGGAGACCAGTGAAAACGAGGAGGGAGAAAATCTTGAAGAAAATAGACTGGAAGACAATTCTTg GTGTTCTTGTGGAAATTGTGAGGTGATGCCGACAGCCAGAGAATGCATTTGTTGCAATGAAGTGCAGAGGGTGTTAGATGTCAAAAATGAAGCAGACATTTCCTGCATAACACAACATCCAGGATTTTCACCAGTCTGTCTTGATGTTCATGTTTTGGGTGTTGCATACTTCCAGTACAAACAGGAATATGGTGATAGACCAGAACAGGCTAATGAGTAA